The following is a genomic window from Candidatus Omnitrophota bacterium.
TGAAAACAGGTGGCGAAATCTATTATCACAGGCTCGCCATTGCTGACGAGCACATTGCTCTTGTGCCGCAGGTCAAAATAAAGAACGCCCCTCTCATGTATCGCGGAAACCAGTTTCTCTAATTTATCGAAGAACTCCGCCGGCAGATTCCTGTTGTCTTTTATAGAGTTCCCTTCTATGTATTCTATGTCCATGACTCCGCTTTCGGGAGAGCCGTAAAACGCGGGAATGCCTTTTATCCCGGCGAGCCTTTTGTAAAAAGCGGCCTCACGGTCGAGCAGGAATCTGCCCGGCCAGCCCCATTTGCGGAAATCTTTACGGACGAATTTTCTTCCGAGCTCTTCCGCGAGCCACACATCCGCCTGATGATACGACGGATTAGACAGACTTTTTATGAAATGCAAATCTTTCCGGTGAACTTGAGATAAAGAACGGCGATGGCCGCTATAACGGCAAGAAGTATGCCTGTCTCACTGTTTTTGACCACTCTTTGAAAAGACCATTTTTTATCGCTTTTCCCATAGGGTTTCAGCGACGGAATGAGCGCCGGCACAGCACGGGCGTATTTGTAATACTCCTCACCGTAGATCGCGGCGAGCCTGAAACCTTCAACGACTTCCTTACGCGGATAATAATACAGCGCGTAAACCAGCTGGCTGACAATGAGCAGCCACCACATACCGGCCATCATGCAGAAACCGAAAGTTATAAGATATGTGCCCGTGTAAAGAGGGTGCCTCAAATGCGCGTACGGGCCGGAAATTATCAGCTCTTTGGTTTTCACAAGATGCCCGCAGCCCCATATCCTGAGCAGCTCGCCTATGGCTGCGATAACAGCTCCCGTTATGAGAAACAGTCTGCTCATATCCTGTTTGTCCGCAAAATAAAGCAGCGCTATAACCGCCATGTAGACAGGCACCGTTCTGAAAGTCACTTTCTCAAATTTGTTTTTCATCTTTCCTCCGTATTTCCATTTTTTGCGGAGTTTATTCTAATATAAAAGCCGCCATATTTGCAAATTTTACTTAAAAAATTTATCATTATCCCATATGAAGATCACGAACAGCTATTTTGCCGCGGCCGCCTTAACAATTCTTCTCGCGGCAGCCGGGGCGCGCGCCGATATCAACACAGGACTCGACATAAGGGGAAGAGCTTTCGGCTCGGACACCCTTTCCGGAAGCGGCGGAAAAATTTCTTATTTTGAACAGCGCTCCCGCTTTTATTTTGAGGGCATGCTCCAAAAAGACGTGAAGGCGAACGTCACTCTCCGGAATAACGGGGTCTGGGGGAGAAGCGGCGAGGATGAACTTTTCCTTGACAGGGCATACATAAGCGCGGGCGGGCTCATGGGCCTTCCTCTCGAGGCATCTCTCGGCCGGCAGGGCTGCAAGCTCGGCGACGGCCTTCTCATAAACGATGATGAAACAGGGCTCAGCGGCGTCAAATTCAACGCGTCTCTGCCCTGGGGCTTCAAAGCCACGGGCGCGGCCTTCAAACTCATAGAGGCGTCCAGCGCCTCCTTCGCCGGCGGCGATTCGGACAGGGACATCTCTTTTTTTTCTCTCTCAAGGAACGCTCTGAACGGAAAGGCAACGCTGACTTATTTCAGCGATTATGACCGCACTCTTTCAAGCGCGACAGAGCTCAGCATGATGGATATCCGCTATGAAAGCGGCAAAGACAGAGAGGTGCAATGGGTTTTTGAATACGCCAAAAGCGGCGGCAGCGGGGTCGACACGAGCGCCGTGCTCGCGCGAACCACGGCCTACGGAGATATATATAAATTAGGTGAAGGGAACGCTTTTATACTGTTTGCCGACGCTAAAGAACATTTCAATACAGGGGCGGCTTTCATAAACGAAGAGGAAAATTTCGGCGAGTACTATATAAGGAACAGGGAAAACGGAAGGGAGAACAGCCTTGAAAATCTCAGGATACTGGGCGCGGGATTCAAATCATCCGTCATGAACAAACCCATGAAACTGCTGTTTAACTATTTTACCTATGAGCTCTCCGCAGTCGACGTGCAGGGAATGAAAGAACTCGGAAAAGAAATGGACATCGGCCTGGAATACGCCCGCACAAAAAATCTTGATTTCCGCCTGATATACTCGTCTTTCAGCCGCGGGGAAGCATTGTCAGTCACCGGCGGAAAAGTGACGCAGATCCTTTTCGAGACAAACCTTAATTTCTGATATCCGTTACCCTTTCTTCCTGAGAGGGGCCCACGGGCGAGTTGTTCTTGAAATATTCAATCGTGGCATCCAGCAGCTTCATCCCCGCATCCCTTATTTCCCTGCCTTTTTTGAATGTGACAAAACCGTCGCCGCCGCCGGCGAGAAAACTGTTTGTCGCCACCGTGTATTCTTTTTCCGGGTCTATCTCAGCGTTCTTAACGATGACATTGAGGAGCTTTCTGCCTTTCGGAAGCTCCGAATTAAATATCATCTTTAAGCCGCTCATCTGAAGCAAACCCTTCTCTTTGGTCGCGCTCTGCTCCAGCAGTTCCCGGATCTCGGAGCCGGTCAGCTTCATTGTCACTATTTTGTTGCCGAAAGGCGACACCGCGACGAGATCCCTTATCCTGACGGTGCCCGGAGCGATCTCCGCGCGTATCCCGTATTCATTCTGGAACGCGAAATCAGTGCCCGCGACGATCCTCATAGCGTCGGCGACCAGATTGCCCATGGGGTTTACGGGCCCTCCCGAATAACGCTGTATCCACATTGACGCGGAACCCGCCGGGATATTCATCCTTTTATAATCTTCATTTTCGAAGACGCCTATGCGCTCCGAAACAAAATTGCCCGATGGATATTGAGAAGCCAGAAGTTTATCCAGCTTCCATTCTGCCCTGACCAAACCGCGCTTCCCAATGCGCATTTTTATTTTTCCCGCGTAGCGCAAGCCCCAACCGGGCTCGCAGACCATGATGCCGTTGATCATCAAAGCTTTTTCCAGGGCTATGTGGGTCTCACCGCCGGCGATTATATCAACGCCCGTAATCTGCCGCGCAAGCTCTTTATCCCCGTCAAGGCCGAGGCCGGAGAGCACCACCACGGCGTGACATTTTTCAGCGAGCTCGTCTGCGACCCGCTGCACGCTTGCTGAAGCGCTCCGCACAGCGAACATCGCGGCGTTTTCGCCAGTCAGCACCTTATGAAGATCCTCCTCTATGACTCCAATCACCCCTATGCTGTATCCGGCGACATCAAAAATCTCATAAGGTTTTACGAAGGGTATTTCTGATCCGTCGCTGTTGGTGAGATTGCAGCACAAAAAAGGAAAATCCGCTTTTACGGAGAGCTGTCGAAAATTATCGAGGCCGTAATCAAGCTCGTGGTTACCCGCGGCAACAGCCGAATATTTCAGGTCATTCATGATCTTAACAATGAACTCGCCCTTTCCCAGAGCTCCTTCAGGCGTTCCCATAAAGATGTCGCCCGCGTCGAGAAGAAGATAGGGTTTGTCCAGAAAAGACAGGTAGGCGCTCATCGAACCCGCGCCGCCCGTCTCCCATGTCACGCCAGTGGCCGCATCGTAGTGTTTTTCCGGAAGGACATGACCGTGGATATCGGATGTGTAGACAAGGTATATCTCGTCGGTGGTGTTTCGCACATATATCTCTCTTGACGCTAAAATAACAAACCCGGCCAGTAAAATTCCGACAATGATCTTCATCACTCTTTTCATAAAATCCTCCATAAGCACAAACGCTACTATTTTTCCCCGTCCTTGATAGTTATCTTCCGTATAGCGACGGCTTTTGTTCCTTCGATATCCACCATCACCCCGTGGAATTGAACATCACCGCGGCCAGGCTCAAAACGCTCCGCCATACCCGTCAGAAAACGCTTTATTATTATGTCTTTGTCCACGCCTATCACGGAATTATACGCGCCCGTCATGCCGCAATCGGTTATGTAGGCGGTGCCTTTTTCTATGACGGCGTCATCGGTGGCTATGTGCGTGTGCGTGCCCAGGAGCGCGGTGACGCGCCCCGCGAGAAACCATTTCATCGCGATTTTTTCACTTGTGGCCTCAGCGTGAAAATCAATGAGCGTGGGTCCGTCAAAAACCTCTTTTGAGGCAGCGGCAAAAGGGCAATCCATAGGCCTTTCAATAAAAGTCCGCCCCATCAGGGCGGCAACACAGAGTTTATTTTCCCCTTTTGTGTAAATCCCCCTGCCGCGGCCCGGATTTCCGGCGGGCAGATTCAGCGGCCTTAAAATACGCTTATCGTCTATAATTTCCATGACCTCCCGCCTGTCCCAGGCGTGATCTCCCAGCGTGATGACATCCACTCCGGCATCAAACAATTCATATGCCGTTTTGGGCGTCAGGCCCTTGCCCCCGGCAGCGTTCTCGGCGTTTGCCACGACAAAATCCGGCTTGTCCGTCTGAAAAATCCGCGGGAGGGTCTCCGCGACGATCTCCCTGCCGGGCCTGGCGAAAATATCCCCTATGAATAAAACTTTCATGCCAGCTCGTTCCAGCGCTGTTCTCTGATGAGAGACACCTTGAGCTGCCCGGGATACTCCACTTCCCTCGCTATCTTCTGGGCGATTTCCCTGGCGACAACGGGAGCGTTCGCCTCGGTTATTTTTTCGGGGCACACTATAACCCGCACCTCGCGGCCGGCCGAAATAGCGTAAGCCCTCTCGACGCCCTCAAAAAGCATGGCTATCTCTTCTATCTTCTGTATCCTCTTGAAATAATGCTCGACGGATTCCATCCTCGCTCCGGGACGCGTCGCCGATAAAGCGTCGCCGGCGGCGACAAGCACGGCCTCAACAGTCTCAAAAGGCGCTTCTTCGTGATGGGCTTTCACGGCATTGATGACTTTTGCCGACTCACCGTTATTTTCAAGAAACTCCGCGCCCAGAATGGCGTGACTGCCGTCTACTTCGCCCGGCAGGGCTTTGCCTATGTCGTGCAGTAGTCCCGCGCGGCAGGCCAGCGTGGGATTCGCTCCTATCTCAAAGGCCATGGCTTTCGCTATCCTGGCCACTTCAATGGAATGCTGAAGGATGTTCTGTCCATAGGAAAAACGGAATTCCATGCGGCCGAGCATTTCAATCAGATTGTCTTTCAGGTCCTTGACGCCCAGAAGTTCCGCCGTCTTGCGGCCGGTTTCCTTGATATGAACTTCCGCTTCCGCCTGGGATTTTTTGGCGAGCTCCTCTATTCTTCCGGGATGTATCCTGCCGTCCGAAATCAACTTTTCCAGCGTCAATGCCCCCGCATAGCGGCGCACGCCGTCAAAACTTGATAAAGTGATGACACCGGGGCTGTCATCCACGATAAGCTCAACGCCGGTGGCGGCCTCAAACGCTTTTATGTTCCTTCCCTCTTTTCCTATGATCCTGCCTTTCAGATCATCGTTCTTGAGCTGCACGACGGTCGTGGTCAAAGACTGCACCTCGTCGGTCGCGGCCTTTTGTATGGATGTGGCTATTATGCGCCTGACTTTTTCCGAAGCGTCTATTTCAGCCTGCCTGATGATATCGCCTATGAGCTTGTGCGCGTCTTTTCTCGCCTCGTCTTCCATGGACGAAATAAGGATTTTTTTCGCTTCTTCCGGCGTCATGTGCGCCGCTTTCTGCAGCTGCTCTTTCTGGGTCGCGAGCTTGGAGGAGAGTTCCTCTTCCTTCATCTTCAGCAGTTTCTCTTTGCGTTCGCAGTCTCTTCTGCTGTTTTCCACGTCTCTCCGTTCCTGTTCAAATTCACCGACCTTGCGTTCTATCTCCTGCGCCTTTGAAGATATCTCGTTTTCTTTTTTATCCAGCGCGCTCTGTCTTGAGCGCTGATTACTCATAAGATCTTCTTCTTTCTCTTTAAGTTTTCTTTCATTTTCACGAAGCGCATTCTCGCGTATGAGCGCCGCCTCTGCCTCGGCTTTTCTGATTATCCCCGTACCCTTTTTTCCCATGGCGCTCCTGTGAATAAGATACACGGGCAGCGCGCCCGCGGCAAAACCTGCTATAACAGCTGCGATAATATTCATTTTTCCTCCTCTTTTCTTTTAACGATCTCGTAGATCTTTTTTTCCGTGATCACAAAATCCATGCTCACATCATCTTTATCCGGTTCAAAATCTTCTCCGAACTGGGACTCAAAACACACGCCGGCTTTCACCGCTCCTGCACATGAGGCCAGAAAGCGATCGTAATAACCGTGTCCAAAACCTATCCTTCCACCAGCCGGACCGAACATTATCCCCGGCACAAGAATGAGATCAAGCTCTGCCTGCTTTATCACAGGGGCGCCTTCGGGCGCTTCGTCTATGCCGAATTTGCCCTTCACGCAAACAGCACCTTGAAAAAATCTTCGCGGCTCAATCGCTAAACCGCTCTTATCCGGGACAACTGCCGGGAGATAAAGTTCACGGGCGTGCCCGGAGATGGGAAGCGCGCCGAGATCGACTTCGCCGTCGATAGCACAATAACTCATTATTCTCCGCGCTGACGCGAAGATATCCCAGCTCACTATCCTCTCACATATCTGACCGCTCAAAAAGGCTTTCGCCGGCAAACTCTTGCGTATCCGGCGACCCCTTTCCCTAAGCGATTCTTTTTCTGACAGTTTCATGTATCCTGTCGAGCTCCTTCTCAAAACCCTTCTTCCGGCTTTTATAAATTTTCTTTTTAACGGCGCTGTATTGCTGATCCGCCCAGCCGCCGTGATCATGGGGATAGACATAATCCGACGCCCCGGCGCGCGTCAGATGCCTCGGCACCTCGGTGCGGGACTCTTCAGCCGCTTTCTCAGCCGCTGAAATGGCCTCATAACAGGCGTTGCTCTTGGATGTCATTGAACAATAGATGACGGCTTGAGCGAGAATGATCCGCGCCTCCGGCATACCCACCGATTCCACGGCTTTCATCGCCGAAACCGTCAGCGTCAGAGCCCCCGGATCGGCGTTGCCTATATCTTCCGACGAGAGTATCATGAGCCGCCTTGCTATGAAACGGGGGTCCTCGCCGCCTTTGAGCATACAGGCCAGCCAGTAAAGCGCCGCGTCGGGGTCGGAGCCCCTGACACTTTTTATAAAAGCCGATATCATCTCATAATGATCGTTTTTGTCATATTTCCGGCCCCCGGTAAACGCTTTCCGCGCCGCTTCCTCCGTGATTGTTTTGCCTTCGCAGCCGCATACCAGCATCTCCAGCAGGTTCAGGAGCTTACGCGCGTCACCGGCTGATTCTCTTATGAGCAGATCCGGGACGGAGGAGTTCATTTTTATTTTACCACCGTAGCCCTTATCCGATTTCAGCGCGTTTTCCAGTATCCCGGCTATGTCCTTTGCCGGAAGGGCTTTGAATTCAAAGACCTTCAGCCTTGAAAGAAGAGCCGTGTTCATGCGGTAATACGGGTTTTCAAAACTTATCCCCACCAGTTTTATATCCCCCCTCTCGGTGCAGGGCAGAAAAACATTCTGCTGCGAACGGCTGAAATGCT
Proteins encoded in this region:
- a CDS encoding isoprenylcysteine carboxylmethyltransferase family protein, with amino-acid sequence MKNKFEKVTFRTVPVYMAVIALLYFADKQDMSRLFLITGAVIAAIGELLRIWGCGHLVKTKELIISGPYAHLRHPLYTGTYLITFGFCMMAGMWWLLIVSQLVYALYYYPRKEVVEGFRLAAIYGEEYYKYARAVPALIPSLKPYGKSDKKWSFQRVVKNSETGILLAVIAAIAVLYLKFTGKICIS
- a CDS encoding YmdB family metallophosphoesterase produces the protein MKVLFIGDIFARPGREIVAETLPRIFQTDKPDFVVANAENAAGGKGLTPKTAYELFDAGVDVITLGDHAWDRREVMEIIDDKRILRPLNLPAGNPGRGRGIYTKGENKLCVAALMGRTFIERPMDCPFAAASKEVFDGPTLIDFHAEATSEKIAMKWFLAGRVTALLGTHTHIATDDAVIEKGTAYITDCGMTGAYNSVIGVDKDIIIKRFLTGMAERFEPGRGDVQFHGVMVDIEGTKAVAIRKITIKDGEK
- a CDS encoding replication-associated recombination protein A produces the protein MKTKQGDIQPLSWRLVPDSIDGFRGQDHLFAPGAPLREMIMKGRFMSSLLWGPPGTGKTAFSRFIAGKLKYKLVFINAITSDVAGVREILKVADFEKSSKETLLVVDEIEHFSRSQQNVFLPCTERGDIKLVGISFENPYYRMNTALLSRLKVFEFKALPAKDIAGILENALKSDKGYGGKIKMNSSVPDLLIRESAGDARKLLNLLEMLVCGCEGKTITEEAARKAFTGGRKYDKNDHYEMISAFIKSVRGSDPDAALYWLACMLKGGEDPRFIARRLMILSSEDIGNADPGALTLTVSAMKAVESVGMPEARIILAQAVIYCSMTSKSNACYEAISAAEKAAEESRTEVPRHLTRAGASDYVYPHDHGGWADQQYSAVKKKIYKSRKKGFEKELDRIHETVRKRIA
- a CDS encoding 5-formyltetrahydrofolate cyclo-ligase; the protein is MSIPMITAAGRISNTAPLKRKFIKAGRRVLRRSSTGYMKLSEKESLRERGRRIRKSLPAKAFLSGQICERIVSWDIFASARRIMSYCAIDGEVDLGALPISGHARELYLPAVVPDKSGLAIEPRRFFQGAVCVKGKFGIDEAPEGAPVIKQAELDLILVPGIMFGPAGGRIGFGHGYYDRFLASCAGAVKAGVCFESQFGEDFEPDKDDVSMDFVITEKKIYEIVKRKEEEK
- a CDS encoding bifunctional metallophosphatase/5'-nucleotidase → MEDFMKRVMKIIVGILLAGFVILASREIYVRNTTDEIYLVYTSDIHGHVLPEKHYDAATGVTWETGGAGSMSAYLSFLDKPYLLLDAGDIFMGTPEGALGKGEFIVKIMNDLKYSAVAAGNHELDYGLDNFRQLSVKADFPFLCCNLTNSDGSEIPFVKPYEIFDVAGYSIGVIGVIEEDLHKVLTGENAAMFAVRSASASVQRVADELAEKCHAVVVLSGLGLDGDKELARQITGVDIIAGGETHIALEKALMINGIMVCEPGWGLRYAGKIKMRIGKRGLVRAEWKLDKLLASQYPSGNFVSERIGVFENEDYKRMNIPAGSASMWIQRYSGGPVNPMGNLVADAMRIVAGTDFAFQNEYGIRAEIAPGTVRIRDLVAVSPFGNKIVTMKLTGSEIRELLEQSATKEKGLLQMSGLKMIFNSELPKGRKLLNVIVKNAEIDPEKEYTVATNSFLAGGGDGFVTFKKGREIRDAGMKLLDATIEYFKNNSPVGPSQEERVTDIRN
- the rny gene encoding ribonuclease Y, with the translated sequence MNIIAAVIAGFAAGALPVYLIHRSAMGKKGTGIIRKAEAEAALIRENALRENERKLKEKEEDLMSNQRSRQSALDKKENEISSKAQEIERKVGEFEQERRDVENSRRDCERKEKLLKMKEEELSSKLATQKEQLQKAAHMTPEEAKKILISSMEDEARKDAHKLIGDIIRQAEIDASEKVRRIIATSIQKAATDEVQSLTTTVVQLKNDDLKGRIIGKEGRNIKAFEAATGVELIVDDSPGVITLSSFDGVRRYAGALTLEKLISDGRIHPGRIEELAKKSQAEAEVHIKETGRKTAELLGVKDLKDNLIEMLGRMEFRFSYGQNILQHSIEVARIAKAMAFEIGANPTLACRAGLLHDIGKALPGEVDGSHAILGAEFLENNGESAKVINAVKAHHEEAPFETVEAVLVAAGDALSATRPGARMESVEHYFKRIQKIEEIAMLFEGVERAYAISAGREVRVIVCPEKITEANAPVVAREIAQKIAREVEYPGQLKVSLIREQRWNELA